One Urocitellus parryii isolate mUroPar1 chromosome 8, mUroPar1.hap1, whole genome shotgun sequence DNA window includes the following coding sequences:
- the Trim15 gene encoding E3 ubiquitin-protein ligase TRIM15 — protein sequence MPSTSSLQLVHQGAACPACAGSLQDAVSAACGHTFCSLCLPAHAQMGAQPSGRVLLCPLCQEEEEQTETLLAPVPLGPVGEMNCEEHGEKIYFFCKNDSEFLCVFCREGPSHQAHTVGLLEEAIQPYRDRLKSRLEALSTEKDKIEDIKCQEDQKLHTLLTQIENKKQQVETTFERLQQELEDQRHLLLARLRELEQQIWKERDEYITKVSEEVTQLGVQIKELEEKCQQPGSELLQDVRVNQNRCEMKTFVSPETISSDLIKKIRDLHKKILALPEMMKKFSENLVRHLETDSGILTLDPQTANASLVLSEDRKSVRYTRNKRNLADSPQRFDSLPVVLGSPGFCSGLHHWQVKVQLSDGGGCTVGVAAEEVRRKGEMSLSTQEGVWAVIISHQQCWASTSPGIDLPLSEIPHCIDVTLDYEAGRVTLLDADTQVPIFTFTASFSGRVYPFFAVWKKGSCLTLK from the exons ATGCCTTCCACCTCCTCCCTGCAGTTGGTCCATCAGGGGGCTGCCTGTCCTGCCTGTGCAGGGTCCCTTCAGGATGCAGTAAGTGCCGCCTGTGGACACACCTTCTGTAGCCTCTGCCTCCCTGCGCATGCCCAAATGGGGGCCCAGCCCTCCGGCAGGGTCCTGCTCTGCCCGCTCTGccaagaggaagaggagcagaCAGAGACCCTCTTGGCCCCTGTGCCTTTGGGTCCTGTGGGAGAGATGAACTGCGAGGAGCACGGTGAGAAGATCTACTTCTTCTGCAAGAATGATTCCGAGTTCCTCTGTGTGTTCTGCCGGGAGGGTCCCTCCCACCAGGCCCACACTGTGGGCCTCCTCGAGGAGGCCATTCAACCCTACAGG GATCGTCTCAAAAGTCGTCTGGAAGCTCTGAGCACAGAAAAGGACAAGATTGAAGACATAAAGTGTCAAGAAGATCAGAAGCTCCACACACTTCTG ACTCagattgaaaacaaaaaacaacaagtagAAACAACTTTtgagaggctgcagcaggagctgGAGGACCAGCGGCATCTCCTGCTGGCCAGGCTGAGGGAGCTAGAGCAGCAGATCTGGAAGGAGAGGGATGAGTACATCACTAAGGTCTCTGAGGAGGTCACCCAGCTTGGAGTCCAAATCAAGGAGCTGGAGGAAAAGTGTCAGCAGCCAGGAAGTGAGCTTCTACAA GATGTCAGAGTCAACCAGAACAG GTGTGAGATGAAGACTTTTGTGAGTCCAGAGACCATTTCTTCTGACCTTATCAAGAAGATTCGTGACCTTCACAAGAAAATACTTGCCCTCCCGGAGATGATGAAGAAATTTTCAG AAAACTTGGTGCGTCATCTGGAAACAGATTCAG GGATCCTCACTCTGGATCCTCAGACCGCCAATGCAAGCCTGGTCCTCTCAGAAGACAGAAAGTCAGTGAGGTATACGCGAAATAAGCGGAACCTGGCCGACAGCCCCCAACGCTTCGATAGTTTGCCGGTGGTGCTGGGGTCTCCAGGCTTTTGCTCCGGACTCCACCACTGGCAAGTGAAAGTGCAGCTGAGCGACGGAGGCGGCTGCACGGTGGGAGTGGCTGCCGAGGAagtgaggaggaagggggagatgAGCCTGAGCACCCAGGAGGGAGTCTGGGCCGTAATCATCTCGCACCAGCAGTGCTGGGCCAGCACCTCCCCGGGAATCGACCTGCCGCTGAGCGAGATCCCTCACTGCATAGACGTCACCCTGGACTATGAGGCGGGGCGTGTGACCCTCCTAGACGCAGACACCCAGGTGCCCATCTTCACCTTTACTGCCTCTTTCTCAGGCAGAGTCTACCCTTTCTTTGCAGTCTGGAAAAAAGGTTCCTGTTTGACTTTGAAGTAG
- the Trim10 gene encoding tripartite motif-containing protein 10 isoform X1, with protein sequence MASAASVTNLVDEVNCPICQGTLREPVTIDCGHNFCRGCLTRYCEIPGSESEESLTCPLCKEPFRPGSFRPNWQLANVVENIERLKLVAMLGPEEEDVCQEHGEKVYFFCEDDEAQLCVVCREAGEHRVHTVRFLEDAAGPYREQIQKCLRNLRKEREEIQEIQSRENKRIQVLLTQVATKRQQVISEFAHLSQFLEEQRSTLLEQLERLDGDILKQQEEFDSLVAGEICRFSALIEELEEKSERPAKELLTDIRSTLIRPCRFCAPRCETRKCRKPEAVSPELGQRIRNFPQQALPLQKEMKMFLEKLCFELDYEPAHISLDPQTSHPKLLLSEDHQRAQFSYKWQNSPESPQRFDRATCVLAHSGFTGGRHTWVVSVDLAHGGSCTVGVVSEDVRRKGELRLRPEEGVWALRLAWGFVSALASFPARLALEEQLRQVRVSLDYEVGWVTFANAVTHEHIYTFTASFTGKVFPFFGLWGRGSSFSLSY encoded by the exons ATGGCCTCAGCTGCCTCTGTGACCAACCTGGTAGATGAGGTCAACTGCCCCATCTGCCAAGGCACTCTGAGGGAACCTGTCACCATCGACTGTGGCCACAACTTCTGCAGGGGCTGCCTCACTCGCTACTGTGAGATACCAGGTTCAGAATCCGAGGAGTCCCTCACCTGTCCGCTCTGCAAAGAGCCTTTCCGTCCGGGGAGTTTCCGGCCTAACTGGCAGCTGGCCAATGTGGTGGAAAACATCGAGCGCCTCAAGCTGGTAGCCATGCTGGGCCCAGAGGAGGAGGACGTCTGCCAGGAGCACGGCGAGAAGGTCTACTTCTTCTGCGAGGATGATGAGGCGCAGTTGTGTGTGGTGTGTCGTGAAGCTGGGGAGCACAGGGTTCACACTGTGCGCTTCTTGGAGGATGCTGCAGGTCCCTACCGG GAACAAATACAGAAGTGTCTTAGAAAtctaagaaaggagagagaggagattcAAGAAATCcaatcaagagaaaataaaaggatacaAGTCCTCCTG ACTCAGGTGGCCACCAAGAGACAACAGGTGATTTCTGAGTTTGCACATCTGAGCCAGTTCCTGGAGGAACAGCGGAGTACACTCTTAGAGCAACTGGAGAGGCTAGATGGTGACATTTTGAAGCAACAGGAAGAGTTTGATTCCCTGGTTGCTGGGGAGATCTGCCGGTTTAGTGCCCTGATTGAAGAGCTGGAGGAGAAGAGCGAGAGGCCAGCAAAGGAGCTCCTGACG GATATCAGAAGCACTCTAATAAG ACCCTGTCGTTTCTGTGCCCCTAGATGTGAAACCAGAAAGTGCCGGAAACCAGAGGCTGTGTCCCCTGAGCTGGGCCAGAGGATTCGGAACTTCCCCCAACAAGCCCTCCCATTGCAGAAGGAGATGAAGATGTTCCTGG AAAAACTCTGCTTTGAGTTGGACTATGAGCCAG CTCACATCTCTCTAGACCCCCAGACTTCCCACCCCAAGCTCCTCTTGTCTGAGGACCACCAACGGGCTCAGTTCTCCTACAAATGGCAGAATTCACCAGAAAGCCCCCAGCGTTTTGACCGGGCCACCTGTGTCCTAGCCCACAGTGGCTTCACAGGTGGGAGACACACCTGGGTGGTGAGCGTGGACTTGGCCCACGGGGGCAGCTGCACTGTGGGTGTGGTGAGTGAGGATGTTCGGCGTAAGGGGGAGCTGCGGCTGCGCCCAGAGGAGGGCGTGTGGgctctgaggctggcctggggctTTGTCTCTGCCCTGGCCTCCTTCCCTGCAAGACTGGCCCTGGAGGAGCAGCTCCGGCAGGTGCGGGTATCTCTTGACTACGAGGTGGGCTGGGTGACCTTTGCCAATGCTGTCACTCATGAGCACATCTACACCTTCACTGCCTCCTTCACTGGGAAGGTCTTTCCCTTCTTTGGGCTCTGGGGCCGAGGGTCCAGTTTCTCTCTGAGCTATTGA
- the Trim10 gene encoding tripartite motif-containing protein 10 isoform X2 — protein sequence MASAASVTNLVDEVNCPICQGTLREPVTIDCGHNFCRGCLTRYCEIPGSESEESLTCPLCKEPFRPGSFRPNWQLANVVENIERLKLVAMLGPEEEDVCQEHGEKVYFFCEDDEAQLCVVCREAGEHRVHTVRFLEDAAGPYREQIQKCLRNLRKEREEIQEIQSRENKRIQVLLTQVATKRQQVISEFAHLSQFLEEQRSTLLEQLERLDGDILKQQEEFDSLVAGEICRFSALIEELEEKSERPAKELLTDIRSTLIRCETRKCRKPEAVSPELGQRIRNFPQQALPLQKEMKMFLEKLCFELDYEPAHISLDPQTSHPKLLLSEDHQRAQFSYKWQNSPESPQRFDRATCVLAHSGFTGGRHTWVVSVDLAHGGSCTVGVVSEDVRRKGELRLRPEEGVWALRLAWGFVSALASFPARLALEEQLRQVRVSLDYEVGWVTFANAVTHEHIYTFTASFTGKVFPFFGLWGRGSSFSLSY from the exons ATGGCCTCAGCTGCCTCTGTGACCAACCTGGTAGATGAGGTCAACTGCCCCATCTGCCAAGGCACTCTGAGGGAACCTGTCACCATCGACTGTGGCCACAACTTCTGCAGGGGCTGCCTCACTCGCTACTGTGAGATACCAGGTTCAGAATCCGAGGAGTCCCTCACCTGTCCGCTCTGCAAAGAGCCTTTCCGTCCGGGGAGTTTCCGGCCTAACTGGCAGCTGGCCAATGTGGTGGAAAACATCGAGCGCCTCAAGCTGGTAGCCATGCTGGGCCCAGAGGAGGAGGACGTCTGCCAGGAGCACGGCGAGAAGGTCTACTTCTTCTGCGAGGATGATGAGGCGCAGTTGTGTGTGGTGTGTCGTGAAGCTGGGGAGCACAGGGTTCACACTGTGCGCTTCTTGGAGGATGCTGCAGGTCCCTACCGG GAACAAATACAGAAGTGTCTTAGAAAtctaagaaaggagagagaggagattcAAGAAATCcaatcaagagaaaataaaaggatacaAGTCCTCCTG ACTCAGGTGGCCACCAAGAGACAACAGGTGATTTCTGAGTTTGCACATCTGAGCCAGTTCCTGGAGGAACAGCGGAGTACACTCTTAGAGCAACTGGAGAGGCTAGATGGTGACATTTTGAAGCAACAGGAAGAGTTTGATTCCCTGGTTGCTGGGGAGATCTGCCGGTTTAGTGCCCTGATTGAAGAGCTGGAGGAGAAGAGCGAGAGGCCAGCAAAGGAGCTCCTGACG GATATCAGAAGCACTCTAATAAG ATGTGAAACCAGAAAGTGCCGGAAACCAGAGGCTGTGTCCCCTGAGCTGGGCCAGAGGATTCGGAACTTCCCCCAACAAGCCCTCCCATTGCAGAAGGAGATGAAGATGTTCCTGG AAAAACTCTGCTTTGAGTTGGACTATGAGCCAG CTCACATCTCTCTAGACCCCCAGACTTCCCACCCCAAGCTCCTCTTGTCTGAGGACCACCAACGGGCTCAGTTCTCCTACAAATGGCAGAATTCACCAGAAAGCCCCCAGCGTTTTGACCGGGCCACCTGTGTCCTAGCCCACAGTGGCTTCACAGGTGGGAGACACACCTGGGTGGTGAGCGTGGACTTGGCCCACGGGGGCAGCTGCACTGTGGGTGTGGTGAGTGAGGATGTTCGGCGTAAGGGGGAGCTGCGGCTGCGCCCAGAGGAGGGCGTGTGGgctctgaggctggcctggggctTTGTCTCTGCCCTGGCCTCCTTCCCTGCAAGACTGGCCCTGGAGGAGCAGCTCCGGCAGGTGCGGGTATCTCTTGACTACGAGGTGGGCTGGGTGACCTTTGCCAATGCTGTCACTCATGAGCACATCTACACCTTCACTGCCTCCTTCACTGGGAAGGTCTTTCCCTTCTTTGGGCTCTGGGGCCGAGGGTCCAGTTTCTCTCTGAGCTATTGA